In Synechococcus sp. KORDI-52, one genomic interval encodes:
- the dusB gene encoding tRNA dihydrouridine synthase DusB yields the protein MIASPPLQLPGHGTARQLRCRVLQSPLAGVSDRIFRSLVRRWAPDALLFTEMVNATSLEMGHGLCKVESLAEESGPIGVQLFDHRPQAMADAARRAEASGAFLIDINMGCPVRKIARKGGGSGLIRDPELAIRIVEAVADAVAVPVTVKTRLGWCGSDADPVHWCQQLEQAGAQLLTLHGRTREQGFKGAADWSAIAKVREALTIPLIANGDINSPDDALRCLNQTHAAGVMVGRGTMGAPWLVGQIDAALTGRAIPSTPKPSARLALARDQLDGLVQDRGDHGLLIARKHMGWTCTGFPGASRLRHDLMRAPTPAQARELLTQQIDALAASA from the coding sequence ATGATTGCTTCACCCCCTCTGCAGCTTCCCGGCCATGGGACCGCGCGTCAGCTGCGCTGCCGCGTCTTGCAGTCGCCGCTGGCAGGGGTGAGCGATCGAATCTTTCGCAGCCTGGTGCGGCGCTGGGCGCCCGACGCGCTGCTGTTCACCGAAATGGTGAATGCCACCAGCCTCGAGATGGGGCATGGGCTCTGCAAGGTGGAGTCGCTCGCCGAGGAATCCGGCCCCATCGGCGTGCAACTGTTTGACCATCGCCCCCAGGCCATGGCCGATGCGGCACGACGGGCTGAAGCCAGTGGTGCCTTCTTGATCGACATCAACATGGGCTGCCCTGTGCGCAAGATTGCACGCAAAGGTGGGGGTTCCGGGTTGATCCGTGATCCCGAGCTGGCCATCCGGATCGTGGAAGCGGTGGCAGACGCCGTGGCCGTGCCCGTCACCGTAAAGACACGCCTGGGTTGGTGCGGCAGTGATGCCGATCCCGTGCACTGGTGCCAACAGCTGGAACAAGCCGGTGCACAACTGCTCACCCTGCATGGGCGCACCCGCGAACAGGGCTTCAAGGGCGCTGCGGACTGGAGCGCGATTGCCAAGGTCCGAGAAGCCCTCACCATCCCCCTGATCGCGAATGGCGACATCAACAGCCCCGACGATGCCCTGCGCTGCCTGAATCAGACCCATGCAGCGGGCGTGATGGTGGGCCGGGGAACCATGGGAGCCCCATGGCTGGTGGGACAGATCGACGCGGCATTGACCGGTCGTGCGATCCCCTCCACGCCCAAGCCGTCAGCCCGGCTTGCGCTGGCCCGCGATCAACTGGACGGCCTGGTGCAGGATCGCGGCGATCATGGGCTGCTGATCGCCCGCAAACACATGGGCTGGACCTGCACGGGCTTCCCCGGCGCCTCGCGACTGCGTCATGACCTCATGCGGGCCCCTACACCCGCCCAGGCGAGGGAGCTGCTGACCCAGCAGATCGATGCCCTCGCCGCGTCCGCTTGA
- a CDS encoding DUF1823 family protein, translating into MLHNAIDMPWPLSRSLLLQILEDRCSDRFVCERIWERLGYRPAEPQWCAGPETPPDWADAFPQAPELIAERPASVRLTRSILKEHKQLLKQQLNFAGYRIGELYPRRTRRATAVNWLLAWLAQQGEPLPEQGPLGPELPAPADPVQGHPGDLPVR; encoded by the coding sequence ATGCTGCACAACGCAATCGACATGCCCTGGCCGCTCAGTCGTTCGTTGCTGTTGCAGATCCTCGAGGACCGCTGCAGCGATCGCTTTGTCTGCGAAAGGATCTGGGAACGTCTGGGTTATCGGCCTGCTGAACCGCAGTGGTGCGCCGGCCCCGAGACGCCGCCGGATTGGGCGGATGCCTTTCCCCAGGCTCCCGAGTTGATCGCCGAGCGTCCAGCCTCGGTTCGATTGACCCGCTCAATTCTCAAGGAACACAAGCAGTTGCTCAAGCAACAGCTCAACTTCGCGGGTTACCGGATCGGTGAGCTGTACCCCCGCCGCACCCGGCGAGCCACAGCCGTGAACTGGCTGTTGGCCTGGCTGGCCCAGCAGGGCGAGCCCCTGCCCGAGCAGGGCCCCCTGGGGCCGGAACTTCCAGCTCCAGCCGATCCAGTGCAGGGGCACCCCGGCGATCTGCCGGTGCGGTGA
- a CDS encoding L,D-transpeptidase — MLELVASLVVDLSDQRLTVYNSEQEVVRVIPVSTGKASTPTPIFNSKVYTKYRSTTMYGRTYTVPGVPFTMCVSANEAICLHAAPWQENAGQPFGVPRSHGCVRMPMNHARWLFHNTPKGTPITIQA, encoded by the coding sequence ATGCTCGAGCTCGTTGCCAGCCTTGTGGTCGACCTTTCCGACCAGCGCCTGACTGTTTACAACAGCGAACAGGAGGTGGTTCGTGTGATTCCGGTCAGCACCGGCAAAGCCTCAACCCCAACACCGATCTTCAACAGCAAGGTTTATACGAAGTACCGATCCACCACGATGTATGGACGCACTTACACCGTTCCAGGGGTGCCGTTCACGATGTGCGTGAGCGCGAACGAAGCCATCTGCCTCCATGCCGCCCCGTGGCAGGAAAACGCTGGGCAACCCTTCGGCGTGCCCCGCAGCCATGGCTGCGTGCGCATGCCGATGAACCACGCCCGCTGGTTGTTCCACAACACTCCAAAGGGGACGCCGATCACGATTCAGGCCTGA
- a CDS encoding glycosyltransferase: MSLLLLLWPLLLTRRPEQGSPIWARRSLILLITLLTLRYLHWRCTSSLNLDTTLSTLLSLVLLMAEGWLLLTGLVPLWLAWRRYPDRREQAVQQRHAWLASTWRPCVDILVPTYGEPITVLERSLKACRRQSYPNTTVWVLDDSGRTEVEQLARSLGCRYRHRPERANAKAGNLNDGLRISEGDLIAVFDADFIPQASFLENTIGLLMDPEVALVQTPQHCINADPVMRNLAMERWMLPDEESFYRWIEPVRDGWGAVVCAGTSFLVRRRALESIGGFAEDALSEDFVTGIALREKGWRLLYLQQKLSAGLAAERMLDFVRQRQRWARGTLQSLQLPKGPLRARNLSWGVRLAYLEGVIHWVNNLPRLLLMLMPLCIGLFGVVPIKISAAALLELLLPLWGTVLLSIGWLNRSSRAALLSELTGWVLTVPLVSTLVLRPKGFRVTPKHQAHQQGGWTWSLALPLVLLSGLNAANLIGILRQGTRPEQLNAEGWGLGLVWGGLNLLGTLVALRACWDPPQEDPTPWFAVETTGFISHSGAETETCRISAISEKGAELELQPGTTTSAAGKAVLRWDGQPTPLPIRPMAWQGSRICFAWHEPSPEQREALEHWLYQRQGCWVDREPPTEWRALLALLKRALLGAPAPAPLRRSLVPIASGTEILSGRDK; the protein is encoded by the coding sequence ATGAGCCTGCTGCTCCTGCTGTGGCCTCTGCTGCTGACACGACGCCCTGAGCAGGGATCACCGATCTGGGCCCGCCGCAGCCTGATCCTGCTGATCACGCTGCTGACGCTTCGCTATCTGCACTGGCGCTGCACCTCAAGCCTGAACCTGGACACCACCCTGTCCACGCTGCTCAGCCTGGTTTTACTGATGGCGGAAGGCTGGTTGCTGCTGACAGGCCTCGTTCCACTCTGGCTGGCCTGGCGAAGGTATCCCGACCGGCGCGAGCAGGCCGTTCAACAACGGCACGCCTGGTTGGCCAGCACCTGGCGCCCCTGCGTGGACATCCTGGTTCCCACCTACGGCGAACCGATCACGGTGCTGGAGCGCAGCCTCAAGGCCTGCCGTCGCCAGAGCTACCCCAACACCACCGTTTGGGTGCTGGACGACAGCGGACGGACTGAGGTGGAACAGCTCGCCCGTTCCCTGGGATGCCGCTACCGGCACCGACCGGAACGGGCGAATGCGAAGGCAGGAAATCTGAATGACGGCCTCCGGATCAGCGAGGGAGACCTGATTGCCGTCTTCGATGCTGACTTCATTCCCCAGGCGAGCTTCCTCGAGAACACGATCGGCCTGCTCATGGATCCTGAGGTCGCTCTGGTGCAGACCCCCCAGCACTGCATCAACGCCGATCCAGTGATGCGCAACCTGGCCATGGAACGCTGGATGCTGCCCGATGAAGAGAGTTTCTACCGCTGGATCGAGCCGGTGCGGGACGGCTGGGGCGCCGTGGTCTGTGCAGGCACCTCATTTCTGGTTCGACGTCGGGCCCTCGAATCGATTGGAGGCTTTGCAGAAGACGCCCTGTCCGAAGACTTCGTCACCGGTATTGCCCTGCGTGAGAAAGGATGGCGCCTGCTGTATCTGCAGCAGAAACTCAGCGCCGGACTGGCCGCCGAGCGCATGCTTGATTTCGTGCGCCAACGCCAACGGTGGGCCCGTGGAACCCTGCAGAGCCTGCAACTGCCCAAGGGTCCGCTGCGGGCCCGCAACCTGAGCTGGGGCGTGCGGCTGGCCTATCTGGAAGGCGTGATCCATTGGGTCAACAACCTGCCGAGGCTGCTGCTGATGCTGATGCCCCTGTGCATCGGCCTGTTTGGGGTGGTGCCCATCAAAATCTCGGCAGCGGCTCTGCTTGAGCTGCTGCTACCGCTATGGGGGACCGTTCTGCTCAGCATCGGCTGGCTGAATCGAAGCAGCCGAGCTGCTCTGCTCAGCGAGCTCACCGGTTGGGTCCTCACAGTGCCCCTGGTGAGCACTCTTGTGCTGCGGCCCAAAGGATTTCGCGTCACCCCCAAGCACCAAGCGCATCAACAGGGGGGCTGGACCTGGTCCCTGGCTCTGCCCCTGGTGCTGCTGAGTGGCCTCAACGCGGCCAACCTGATCGGGATTCTGCGCCAAGGGACCCGACCCGAGCAGCTGAACGCAGAGGGCTGGGGGCTGGGTCTGGTCTGGGGTGGGCTGAACCTGCTGGGAACCCTGGTGGCCCTTCGGGCCTGCTGGGACCCGCCTCAGGAGGACCCAACACCCTGGTTCGCGGTGGAAACAACAGGATTCATCAGCCATTCAGGAGCTGAGACAGAGACCTGCCGCATCTCAGCCATCAGCGAGAAAGGCGCTGAACTGGAGCTGCAACCGGGCACGACAACTTCTGCAGCCGGCAAGGCTGTCCTGCGCTGGGACGGACAACCAACACCGCTTCCAATCCGGCCGATGGCATGGCAGGGGTCCCGCATCTGCTTCGCCTGGCACGAACCCTCCCCGGAGCAGCGCGAAGCCTTGGAGCATTGGCTCTATCAACGGCAGGGCTGCTGGGTTGACCGTGAACCGCCGACGGAATGGCGCGCCCTGCTGGCGCTGCTGAAGCGGGCGCTCTTGGGAGCTCCGGCTCCGGCACCACTGCGGCGAAGCCTGGTGCCGATCGCCAGCGGAACCGAAATTCTTTCAGGGCGAGACAAATGA
- the der gene encoding ribosome biogenesis GTPase Der — translation MARPVVAIIGRPNVGKSTLVNRLCRSREAIVHDQPGVTRDRTYQDGYWGDRDFKVVDTGGLVFDDDSEFLPEIREQAALALEEASVALVIVDGQQGLTAADESIAEFLRSHRCPTLLAVNKCESPEQGLAMAGEFWSLGLGEPHPISAIHGAGTGELLDQVLTFFPPKDQEGDEEEPIQMAIIGRPNVGKSSLLNAICGEQRAIVSPIRGTTRDTIDTSITRENRPWRLVDTAGIRRRRSVNYGPEFFGINRSFKAIERSDVCVLVIDALDGVTEQDQRLAGRIEEDGRACVVVVNKWDAVEKDSHTMTAMEKELRSKLYFLDWAPMLFTSALTGQRVESIFALAALAVEQHRRRVSTSVVNEVLKEALSWRSPPTTRGGRQGKLYYGTQVASRPPSFTLFVNDPKLFGETYRRYVERQIREGLGFDGSPLRLFWRGKQQRDAERDLARQQSRKG, via the coding sequence TTGGCGCGTCCTGTCGTCGCAATCATCGGACGCCCCAATGTCGGTAAGTCGACCCTGGTGAATCGGTTATGCCGCAGCCGGGAGGCCATTGTCCACGATCAACCCGGTGTGACCCGTGATCGCACCTACCAAGACGGCTACTGGGGGGATCGGGACTTCAAGGTTGTTGATACCGGTGGACTGGTCTTCGACGATGACAGTGAGTTCCTGCCGGAGATCCGGGAGCAGGCGGCTCTCGCTCTTGAGGAAGCCAGTGTGGCCCTGGTGATTGTGGATGGTCAGCAGGGCCTCACGGCGGCTGATGAATCCATCGCTGAATTTCTGCGCAGTCATCGCTGTCCCACGCTTCTGGCGGTGAACAAGTGCGAGTCGCCGGAACAGGGCCTGGCCATGGCCGGCGAATTCTGGAGCCTTGGGCTGGGTGAGCCCCATCCGATTTCGGCCATCCACGGGGCGGGCACCGGAGAACTGCTGGATCAGGTGCTCACCTTCTTCCCTCCGAAGGATCAGGAGGGTGATGAGGAGGAGCCGATACAGATGGCCATCATCGGTCGCCCAAATGTTGGAAAGTCGAGTCTGCTCAATGCCATCTGCGGCGAGCAGCGGGCGATTGTCAGCCCGATCCGCGGCACCACCCGGGACACCATCGACACCAGCATCACCCGTGAAAACCGCCCCTGGCGTCTGGTGGACACCGCGGGCATACGCCGGCGACGCAGCGTGAATTACGGGCCGGAATTCTTTGGCATCAATCGCAGTTTCAAAGCGATCGAACGCAGCGATGTCTGCGTGCTTGTGATCGATGCCTTGGATGGCGTCACAGAGCAGGATCAGCGCCTGGCGGGCCGCATTGAGGAGGACGGCCGGGCCTGTGTGGTCGTCGTCAACAAATGGGATGCCGTTGAAAAGGACAGCCACACCATGACGGCGATGGAAAAGGAGCTGCGTTCCAAGCTCTATTTCCTTGACTGGGCTCCGATGTTGTTCACCTCGGCACTCACGGGCCAGCGGGTGGAGAGCATCTTTGCGTTGGCCGCCCTGGCGGTGGAACAGCACCGCCGCCGCGTCAGCACCTCCGTTGTGAACGAGGTGCTGAAAGAAGCCCTGAGCTGGCGCAGCCCTCCCACCACCCGAGGTGGACGTCAAGGCAAGCTCTATTACGGCACCCAGGTGGCCAGCCGCCCCCCCAGCTTCACCCTGTTCGTCAACGATCCCAAGCTGTTTGGTGAGACCTACCGTCGCTACGTCGAGCGCCAGATCCGCGAAGGCCTTGGCTTCGATGGAAGCCCATTGCGTCTGTTCTGGCGCGGCAAGCAACAGCGCGATGCCGAACGCGACCTGGCCCGTCAGCAGAGTCGCAAAGGCTGA
- a CDS encoding energy-coupling factor transporter transmembrane protein EcfT codes for MDWLRQVPMGQYVDGSSGWLRRLDPRLKLAWSLVFLLTPVLAGPLWRVGLVVALVLITFGSGLARTLWWRSVLVLTALAVVVGLLSMLLPAVDPPAAFSLRNPAELPGLETEGPTWDLLRLGPLQLGGLKLGPLVVDRASAVLGLRTSTLIFTVIHSVNLMLITTPPEDLVWSLNWCLAPLKWLGFPAERLGFQLLLALRFLPLVQEELQNLLRSLASRAVNLRQLGFKAGFGLVLAVGERLLANILLRAEQGADALVARGGRILAPSYFRMPPERPAPLLNALAIVALMVVIGLRGQYGAL; via the coding sequence ATGGACTGGTTGCGCCAGGTCCCCATGGGCCAATACGTCGATGGCTCCTCGGGTTGGCTCCGGCGCTTGGACCCTCGCCTGAAACTGGCCTGGTCCCTGGTTTTTCTGCTCACGCCTGTTCTGGCGGGGCCCCTCTGGCGTGTTGGCCTGGTGGTGGCTCTGGTGCTGATCACCTTCGGCAGTGGTCTGGCCCGGACGCTGTGGTGGCGGTCTGTGCTGGTGCTGACGGCCCTGGCCGTCGTGGTGGGCCTCTTATCGATGCTGTTGCCGGCTGTGGATCCCCCTGCGGCCTTTTCGCTGCGAAATCCGGCCGAGCTTCCGGGGCTCGAGACCGAAGGCCCTACCTGGGATCTGCTGCGTCTCGGCCCGCTTCAGTTGGGCGGTCTCAAACTGGGCCCGCTGGTGGTGGACCGGGCCTCAGCGGTGCTGGGGCTGCGGACGTCGACCCTGATCTTCACGGTGATTCACAGCGTCAATCTGATGCTGATCACGACGCCTCCGGAGGATCTGGTCTGGTCCCTCAATTGGTGTCTGGCGCCTTTGAAGTGGCTGGGATTCCCCGCGGAGCGGCTGGGGTTTCAACTGTTGCTGGCGCTTCGTTTCCTGCCCCTCGTTCAGGAGGAGCTCCAGAACCTGTTGCGCTCCCTCGCCAGCCGTGCCGTCAACCTCCGCCAGCTGGGCTTCAAGGCTGGCTTCGGCCTGGTGCTGGCGGTTGGAGAGCGGCTGCTGGCCAATATTCTCCTGAGAGCTGAACAGGGCGCCGATGCTCTGGTGGCCCGTGGTGGACGGATTCTGGCTCCGTCGTATTTCCGTATGCCTCCTGAACGACCTGCGCCCCTGCTGAACGCCCTGGCGATCGTCGCCTTGATGGTGGTGATCGGGCTGCGTGGTCAGTACGGTGCTCTATGA
- a CDS encoding PipX family protein, which produces MASERYLNHPTFGMLYRVAPAGEGRDVYATLYAQRMFFLVTLQPRGAQFEVIPYGDARHHAEVHLGRCRRDRADDLDSWSQLFDQTFI; this is translated from the coding sequence ATGGCGTCCGAGCGATATCTGAATCACCCCACCTTCGGGATGCTCTATCGCGTGGCTCCTGCAGGGGAAGGTCGTGATGTTTACGCCACGTTGTACGCCCAGAGAATGTTTTTCCTGGTGACCCTGCAGCCCCGTGGCGCCCAGTTTGAGGTGATCCCCTACGGCGACGCCCGTCACCACGCTGAGGTTCACCTGGGCCGTTGCCGGCGGGATCGAGCGGACGACCTCGACTCTTGGAGCCAGCTCTTCGATCAGACGTTCATCTGA
- a CDS encoding YggS family pyridoxal phosphate-dependent enzyme, producing the protein MNDSFAARWQALHLDRPCSAKLLAVSKGHPAASLRCVAKFGQRDFGESRLQEALAKQKELVDLKLRWHFIGRLQSNKVRPVVKAFDVIHSVDSLPLAERVSRIALEEARKPEVLLQVKLRPDPNKGGLSADELSAIWSDLQALPGLRISGLMTMAPLHMAVQQRKALFSDCRALADQLALAECSMGMSMDWQEAANAGSTWLRIGSALFGPRLVSTEAAN; encoded by the coding sequence TTGAACGATTCCTTCGCTGCGCGTTGGCAGGCGCTTCATCTTGACCGCCCTTGCTCCGCGAAACTTTTGGCGGTGAGCAAGGGACACCCAGCCGCTTCCTTGCGTTGCGTGGCCAAGTTTGGACAGCGTGACTTCGGCGAGAGCCGCCTCCAGGAGGCTCTGGCGAAGCAGAAGGAGCTCGTCGATCTGAAGTTGCGCTGGCATTTCATCGGTCGCCTGCAGAGCAACAAAGTTCGGCCCGTGGTGAAGGCCTTTGATGTCATCCACTCCGTTGATTCCTTACCGTTGGCCGAACGGGTGTCGCGCATCGCCCTGGAGGAGGCCCGGAAGCCCGAAGTGCTGCTTCAGGTGAAACTCCGCCCCGATCCCAACAAAGGGGGCTTGTCGGCAGACGAACTCAGTGCCATTTGGTCAGACCTGCAAGCTCTGCCGGGATTGCGGATTTCCGGTCTGATGACCATGGCGCCGCTCCACATGGCCGTCCAGCAGCGCAAGGCGTTGTTTTCCGACTGCCGTGCCCTGGCGGATCAGCTTGCGTTGGCGGAGTGCTCCATGGGGATGAGCATGGACTGGCAGGAGGCGGCAAACGCTGGAAGCACCTGGCTCAGGATCGGCTCGGCACTGTTCGGCCCGAGATTGGTGTCAACAGAAGCTGCGAATTGA